The following proteins are co-located in the Sulfurospirillum deleyianum DSM 6946 genome:
- a CDS encoding AMP-dependent synthetase/ligase, which yields MKELGVRSDETTLFHMLLRTYEENKEKKAFIYKIAEKEFEVTYEKLFEDVLVLTRALKAKKITQHSKVMFVCDNRYEWMVTDLALVSLGAIGIPRGCDTPAQELEFILNHSEASFLIVENEEMYHRYEAILPTSLEAIFVVEAPNIHSFLNNLYSYQDILKDRTIHTDELEAFKRRKEALHTEDIVTIIYTSGTTGTPKGVPLSHQNIMYNVREIPPLIALESADVWVSILPSWHIFERAAEYVALSGGCCTVYSTIKTFAADLEHYKPTIVATVPRLWESMYTKINTTLEKTDPKKAKIFKKLIAISVAYKRAERILKDELPCFQKRSAFLTCKDKSIAFVSRFALYPFHAFAQKKLSLVQEKFGGRLRLAVSGGGALPDFLDAWIDAIGIRIVNAYGMSECAPVIAGRALQCNTFSTLGLPVQGTMLKIVSKEGVALEAGEIGEIWVKGEQVMQGYYKNPQENTKSFSEEGFFKTGDLGKVTLNGELVITGRSKEIIVLANGENVDPSRIESTLSMLPFIQDAILVGHSKKGLGALIVPDFEKLKEYVAVHFGKAVNTIEQVMEDKHIVTKIKSEMNDLLHYNQGFKPFEKLQNIHFLEKEFTVGEELTNTLKKKRHVIEKKYKEVIDKFIH from the coding sequence TTGAAGGAATTAGGTGTGCGCTCTGATGAAACGACACTTTTTCATATGCTGCTTAGAACGTATGAAGAAAATAAAGAGAAAAAAGCTTTTATCTATAAAATTGCCGAGAAAGAGTTTGAGGTTACCTACGAAAAACTTTTTGAAGATGTTTTAGTTCTCACTAGGGCTTTAAAGGCAAAAAAAATTACACAACACTCCAAAGTCATGTTTGTTTGCGATAATCGTTATGAGTGGATGGTTACGGATTTAGCGTTGGTCTCTTTGGGGGCGATTGGTATTCCTAGAGGATGTGATACCCCAGCACAAGAGTTAGAGTTTATCCTTAACCATTCAGAAGCATCGTTTTTGATTGTGGAAAATGAGGAGATGTATCATCGTTATGAGGCGATTTTACCCACTTCTTTAGAAGCTATCTTTGTTGTTGAAGCTCCTAATATACACTCTTTTTTGAACAATCTTTACTCTTATCAAGATATTTTAAAAGACAGAACCATTCACACAGATGAGCTTGAAGCGTTTAAAAGACGTAAAGAAGCCTTGCATACAGAAGATATCGTTACGATTATCTATACCTCAGGCACGACAGGAACACCTAAAGGTGTGCCATTGAGTCATCAAAATATCATGTACAATGTCCGTGAAATCCCTCCGCTCATTGCGCTTGAAAGTGCTGATGTGTGGGTTTCTATTTTACCTTCGTGGCATATTTTTGAGAGGGCTGCGGAGTATGTAGCGCTTTCTGGCGGGTGCTGTACGGTTTATTCAACCATTAAAACATTTGCGGCGGATTTGGAACACTATAAGCCAACCATTGTCGCCACTGTTCCTAGACTGTGGGAATCTATGTACACTAAAATCAATACAACCCTCGAAAAAACAGACCCTAAAAAAGCAAAAATTTTTAAAAAACTGATTGCAATTTCGGTTGCTTATAAGCGTGCAGAACGTATTTTAAAAGATGAACTTCCCTGTTTTCAAAAGCGTTCTGCTTTTCTTACATGTAAAGATAAGAGCATTGCGTTTGTAAGCCGTTTTGCGCTTTATCCCTTTCATGCTTTCGCACAAAAAAAACTCTCTCTTGTGCAAGAAAAATTTGGTGGAAGACTTCGTTTAGCCGTGAGTGGGGGTGGGGCATTGCCTGATTTTTTAGATGCATGGATTGATGCGATAGGGATTCGCATTGTTAATGCGTATGGGATGAGTGAATGCGCTCCTGTAATTGCGGGACGTGCGCTTCAATGCAACACCTTTTCAACCCTTGGGCTACCCGTGCAAGGGACAATGCTTAAAATTGTCTCCAAAGAGGGTGTAGCGTTGGAAGCGGGAGAGATAGGCGAGATTTGGGTCAAAGGTGAGCAAGTGATGCAAGGGTATTATAAAAATCCTCAGGAGAACACCAAAAGTTTTAGTGAAGAGGGTTTTTTTAAAACAGGGGATTTGGGAAAAGTGACACTCAACGGAGAACTGGTTATTACAGGGCGTTCCAAAGAGATTATCGTTTTGGCAAATGGCGAAAATGTCGATCCTTCCCGCATCGAATCAACGCTTTCTATGTTACCTTTTATTCAGGATGCGATTTTAGTCGGGCACAGTAAAAAAGGATTGGGAGCGTTGATTGTTCCTGATTTTGAAAAACTTAAAGAGTATGTAGCGGTTCATTTTGGCAAAGCGGTCAATACGATTGAACAGGTGATGGAAGATAAACACATTGTGACAAAAATTAAAAGTGAAATGAATGATTTATTGCACTATAATCAAGGCTTTAAACCCTTTGAAAAGCTTCAAAATATTCATTTTTTAGAAAAAGAGTTTACTGTGGGTGAAGAGCTAACCAATACGCTTAAAAAGAAACGGCATGTGATTGAGAAAAAGTATAAAGAAGTTATTGATAAGTTTATACATTAA
- a CDS encoding TonB-dependent receptor plug domain-containing protein, producing MKKLKGFRGKYFSLAAILALNTTIAIASEGQSVLDTEKQLYAPKAESSSETSEVLEETRTPAVVISKKIKAQKSEVYTASKSLVSATNVTDNVSIITSEELSQKGISTVTEALNTISGISTTSQGGKGTLSSIFVQGMANKYTLLLVDGIRYNDPSNSSGADFSNLLVGDIERIEVIKGAQSGVWGADAAAGVINIITKSASKGTHGSAGVEIGSYGHKSFNTSLSHKTDTFDAIFSVQRVVEDGFSAQAPWRKDIDNYEDDSYRNTTINLKTGYWLNDSNRIEAGYHDINALSSYDGYLAPNSTQHSDLKQRSGYLTYKYFIANHAIETTLSKSTFERKELEASNSYDVKNYEAEVPSIEMKDTWKYYDNATLVFGGTYEKRNLDIEYVAQSKEELNENSKALYMNNTNKFGNVILTEALRYDKYSDFDDKTTGKVGVKYLFSNDFNIYTNYGTAYKIPNIWELMYSNGDLKPENIQSFNVGLQYAGLTINVFRNEIEDMISWDSATWNNKNIDGTSVLKGIEISYEQQLFHSLLAGANYTYVDAKDEDGDRLVNRPRYQTTVYATYLPIKQIAWNINGTHIGSREDSSSNETGNYFVANTKLTYHVNKDVDVYVKVNNLFDRYYQSVYGYASPERSYYAGVQAKF from the coding sequence ATGAAAAAACTCAAAGGATTTCGAGGGAAGTATTTTAGCTTGGCGGCTATTCTTGCTTTAAATACGACCATTGCGATTGCCAGTGAAGGGCAAAGTGTTTTGGATACGGAAAAGCAACTCTATGCACCCAAAGCAGAATCTTCATCGGAAACATCAGAGGTGCTTGAAGAGACACGTACGCCTGCTGTGGTTATCTCGAAAAAAATTAAAGCGCAAAAGTCTGAAGTTTACACCGCTTCTAAATCTCTGGTCAGTGCGACCAATGTGACTGATAATGTGAGCATTATCACCTCCGAAGAACTCTCTCAAAAAGGCATTTCAACCGTTACTGAGGCTTTAAATACCATTTCTGGTATTAGTACTACTTCTCAAGGTGGAAAAGGTACACTCTCAAGCATTTTTGTGCAAGGTATGGCAAATAAATATACACTTTTATTGGTAGATGGCATTCGTTATAATGACCCTAGCAATAGCTCAGGTGCTGATTTTAGTAACCTTTTGGTGGGTGATATTGAGCGTATAGAAGTGATTAAAGGAGCACAAAGTGGTGTGTGGGGAGCGGACGCTGCGGCAGGTGTGATTAACATTATTACTAAAAGTGCTTCAAAAGGAACACATGGAAGTGCGGGCGTTGAGATAGGAAGTTATGGGCATAAAAGTTTTAATACCTCTCTTTCACATAAAACCGATACATTTGACGCCATATTCTCTGTTCAACGTGTGGTTGAAGATGGATTTAGTGCACAAGCACCTTGGCGAAAAGATATTGATAACTACGAAGATGATAGCTATCGAAATACAACAATAAACCTAAAAACAGGGTATTGGCTAAACGATTCAAATCGTATTGAAGCAGGGTATCATGATATTAATGCTTTAAGCAGTTATGATGGTTATCTAGCCCCCAATAGCACACAGCATAGTGACTTAAAACAGCGTTCAGGCTATTTAACCTATAAATATTTTATTGCGAATCACGCCATAGAGACAACGCTCTCTAAAAGTACCTTTGAAAGAAAAGAATTAGAAGCTTCAAACTCTTATGATGTTAAAAATTATGAAGCAGAAGTCCCGTCCATAGAAATGAAAGATACATGGAAATATTATGACAACGCAACGCTTGTTTTTGGGGGAACCTATGAAAAACGTAACCTTGATATTGAGTACGTGGCACAATCAAAAGAGGAATTAAATGAAAATTCCAAAGCACTTTATATGAACAATACGAACAAATTTGGTAATGTTATTTTAACAGAGGCTCTTCGCTACGATAAATACAGTGATTTTGATGATAAAACGACTGGTAAAGTTGGTGTAAAATATCTGTTTAGCAATGATTTTAATATTTATACAAACTATGGAACAGCTTATAAAATACCCAATATTTGGGAACTTATGTATAGCAATGGAGACTTAAAACCTGAAAATATTCAAAGTTTTAACGTAGGATTACAGTATGCTGGATTAACAATTAATGTTTTTAGAAATGAAATTGAAGATATGATTAGCTGGGATAGTGCAACATGGAACAATAAAAATATTGACGGTACATCTGTGCTTAAAGGCATTGAAATTTCCTATGAACAACAGTTGTTTCACTCTCTCTTAGCAGGGGCTAATTATACCTATGTTGATGCCAAAGATGAAGATGGCGATAGATTGGTCAATCGACCACGTTATCAAACAACCGTGTATGCGACCTATTTACCCATTAAGCAGATTGCATGGAATATAAATGGAACACACATTGGTTCACGAGAAGATTCTTCAAGCAATGAGACGGGAAACTATTTTGTTGCAAATACAAAACTTACCTATCATGTTAACAAAGATGTGGATGTTTATGTGAAAGTGAATAATCTTTTTGACCGTTATTATCAGAGCGTTTATGGTTATGCCTCTCCAGAACGCAGTTATTATGCGGGTGTTCAGGCGAAATTCTAA